A window from Toxoplasma gondii ME49 chromosome IX, whole genome shotgun sequence encodes these proteins:
- a CDS encoding hypothetical protein (encoded by transcript TGME49_265050), which yields MNPYNVAQQEKRSWDGEVKECAAFGENAGTIQQRVQDKDNNRFISRGDVRRLPLDASLELFPDQPLTEEASLERQFQLFWPSEHPRPLRSEESHRFNSTPKAGIHSGDQQKHRELGACAGKSVADIFPGGDTQRTTALEVSTHTRTQEQTEKQASMEQVETDVTASKNRQMKQGKSEYVESREENERDRKQLEELQTETPKDATFDEDKPSVIQHSFCESRDMELVSYRLVGSGLMNELQTERDDRVEARDTCVDHQETVPNQEHQCTHVAAAQGKTSGHTENGREGSQQAENIRSSLMSKNAGPFHLLQKGLLAEAEADASLAHAKKEQEKAVTEKGSSAQIHMSVSQQNVGHQHSRDPDHLYAVADSVQDLSNEFECWSRNDHVSVPPKANEQDNKTERNPGRLPHRVEATVLGDNEQVEKGTNSACDMEREEVRSEEASISRTSRNAKRHADSPLDWVPDTSPDAQPPTRSGRQSDPLTPTSITWKQALVFPSTRQNPLSPGPSLEETKTIESGASTSDPTHTGESTATGNKKRVVDRLLPGEVPAIPGHEVVEPLGHNMDLEQSTLHETSQTHHVNQIDTGVVCTISTAAETHKAFSKILPGSCIGNRQTAVVLQSEQTATKVDEDVNSSTQSGLVHTVAGGNMEEQHMDEAVKTNTQPGRVHTIAGENTEEPHVDEAVETNIQSGRVRMLARGNKEVQNADQGLTSGLLGTQEEQLFNDTTLTTSLTIESGNEKEAAVVANEKPTCPCQDAPDTSFSEQTVLPPVKKGNARGQVKLMTDVLPGDDQEYIIKIGEAATSQPDQRVMLQKRKQMKQPAQLPTVLSEKAHRSGDVPEEQKTERSGDHTACSADKLPKRAGRKKSAKRDRDRDAAPEPDLIKPKQSTVASDEFSIPLYSPNVVPSSFASAIPASPITPAPPSPRTPRPMTGITALLPVLARRASRKENTTGYEHYSSAYLSANHCSDGAGRHRVRQRGMNEAAEEMNSVIKKLSCDSRSDIKRDEAYKASDKQKGTGDPPPCNGTRKRRRRLIKLPLVLDEENKEVEADASTKRYSPGSAEGQVYDQNTLIPLVPGPERGPWRRGRIRWTEKQKCFTVSAPRVARERSGSVRKRFFVGRKASAADAFANAEAWLDQQIEAQDGSIPEEQTQNKGGKGTEPSGAREEERGSSANDETRKEEEKPEDEEREEQHAQASLWVNRLRPHVIRDSEKS from the coding sequence ATGAACCCGTACAACGTAGCGCAGCAAGAGAAACGATCCTGGGACGGCGAAGTCAAAGAGTGCGCAGCGTttggagaaaacgcaggaacTATACAACAGAGGGTGCAGGACAAAGACAACAACAGATTCATCTCTCGAGGAGACGTCCGAAGACTTCCGCTTGACGCGTCTCTTGAACTTTTTCCGGACCAACCTCTCACCGAAGAGGCGTCCCTTGAAAGACAGTTCCAATTATTTTGGCCATCAGAACACCCACGCCCTCTACGGTCTGAGGAGTCTCACAGATTTAACTCGACGCCGAAAGCTGGAATTCATTCAGGAGACCAACAAAAGCATCGTGAGTTAGGCGCATGTGCTGGGAAAAGCGTGGCAGACATTTTTCCAGGTGGAGACACCCAAAGGACGACTGCGTTGGAGGTCTCGACCCACACAAGGACGCAAGAACAGACCGAAAAGCAGGCTTCTATGGAGCAGGTAGAGACAGATGTGACTGCTAGCAAGAACCGTCAGATGAAGCAAGGAAAATCAGAATACGTGGAAAGTCGTGAAGAGAATGAGCGCGATCGCAAACAACTGGAGGAGCTGCAGACAGAAACCCCAAAGGATGCAACGTTTGACGAGGATAAACCCAGCGTGATTCAACACAGTTTCTGCGAGAGCCGGGATATGGAACTCGTTTCATATCGTCTCGTGGGAAGTGGATTAATGAACGAGCTGCAGACTGAAAGAGACGATAGAGTTGAGGCAAGGGACACATGCGTCGACCATCAAGAAACAGTTCCAAACCAAGAACATCAGTGCACACACGTGGCGGCTGCGCAAGGGAAGACTTCAGGCCATACTGAAAATGGGCGTGAAGGAAGCCAGCAAGCAGAGAATATCCGTAGTTCGCTCATGAGTAAGAACGCTGGGCCGTTCCACCTTCTTCAAAAAGGCCTTTTAGCTGAGGCTGAGGCGGATGCTTCTCTTGCACatgcgaagaaagagcaggaaAAGGCAGTCACCGAAAAAGGTTCTTCTGCGCAAATACACATGTCAGTCTCTCAGCAGAATGTGGGTCATCAACACTCGAGAGATCCAGACCACCTTTACGCTGTCGCAGATAGTGTTCAGGACCTCTCAAATGAATTCGAATGTTGGTCACGAAACGACCATGTTTCGGTGCCGCCCAAAGCGAATGAACAAGATAACAAAACAGAACGAAACCCGGGCCGCCTTCCGCACCGGGTCGAAGCGACTGTGCTCGGAGATAATGAGCAAGTCGAAAAGGGTACGAATTCTGCCTGCGACatggaaagagaggaagtgCGTTCAGAGGAAGCCAGCATATCACGAACAAGTAGAAATGCCAAAAGACATGCAGACAGTCCCCTAGATTGGGTCCCAGACACAAGTCCCGATGCGCAACCACCGACGCGGAGCGGCCGGCAATCTGATCCTCTGACCCCGACCTCAATCACCTGGAAGCAGGCGTTGGTCTTCCCCTCTACCAGGCAAAATCCCCTTTCCCCAGGTCCTAGTCtcgaagagacaaaaactATAGAGTCTGGTGCTTCCACGTCAGATCCAACCCACACGGGAGAGAGTACCGCTACCGGAAATAAGAAACGCGTGGTAGATAGACTCCTACCTGGCGAGGTTCCAGCCATTCCTGGGCATGAAGTAGTAGAGCCACTTGGACACAACATGGATTTGGAACAGAGCACTCTGCATGAAACATCACAGACGCACCACGTAAACCAAATCGATACAGGTGTTGTTTGCACGATCTCTACTGCAGCAGAAACTCATAAGGCATTTAGCAAAATCTTGCCCGGGAGCTGTATAGGCAATAGGCAAACAGCCGTTGTGCTGCAAAGTGAACAGACGGCTACCAAGGTGGATGAAGATGTGAACAGCAGTACTCAATCAGGATTGGTGCACACGGTGGCAGGAGGAAATATGGAAGAACAACATATGGATGAAGCTGTGAAGACCAACACTCAGCCAGGACGTGTACACACGATAGCcggagaaaacacagaagagcCACATGTGGATGAAGCCGTGGAGACCAACATTCAGTCAGGACGTGTACGTATGTTGGCAAGAGGGAACAAAGAAGTACAAAATGCAGATCAGGGTCTGACATCGGGCTTACTAGGGACCCAGGAAGAGCAATTGTTCAATGACACCACGCTGACAACGTCGCTCACAATAGAAAGTGGcaacgaaaaagaagctgCCGTGGTTGCAAACGAAAAGCCGACATGCCCTTGTCAGGATGCGCCAGACACCTCTTTCTCCGAGCAGACAGTTCTGCCACCGGTGAAAAAGGGCAACGCCCGCGGCCAGGTGAAATTAATGACAGATGTGCTGCCAGGAGACGACCAGGAGTACATAATCAAAATAGGCGAGGCGGCCACCAGCCAACCTGACCAACGGGTGATGctccagaagaggaagcagatgaAACAACCGGCACAGCTGCCGACGGTATTGTCAGAAAAGGCGCATAGATCAGGTGATGTAccagaagaacagaaaacggaaaggAGTGGAGACCACACTGCATGCTCGGCTGACAAGCTTCCCAAAAGGGCGGGACGAAAGAAGTCTGCGAAACGAGACCGAGACCGCGATGCAGCACCTGAACCCGACCTAATCAAGCCCAAGCAGTCAACTGTGGCATCGGATGAATTTTCAATTCCACTGTATTCACCGAATGTCGTCCCATCTTCGTTTGCTTCGGCAATTCCTGCTTCTCCCATAACTCCCGCGCCTCCGTCACCACGAACGCCACGTCCGATGACAGGGATTACGGCATTGCTGCCAGTGTTGGCAAGACGGGCATCTCGAAAGGAGAATACTACAGGATATGAACATTACTCAAGCGCATATCTTTCAGCAAATCACTGTTCCGACGGTGCCGGTAGGCACAGGGTGCGACAACGGGGCATGAATGAAGCCGCTGAGGAAATGAACTCTGTCATAAAAAAACTGTCCTGCGACAGTCGGTCCGACATCAAACGAGACGAGGCTTACAAAGCATCTGACAAACAGAAAGGCACGGGTGATCCTCCACCATGCAACGGTacgagaaaacgcaggcgtAGACTGATCAAGTTACCTCTCGTTCTCGatgaagagaacaaagaagttGAGGCGGATGCCTCCACAAAGAGGTATTCCCCAGGTTCGGCTGAGGGTCAGGTTTACGATCAAAACACGCTGATTCCCTTGGTACCGGGTCCTGAGCGGGGACCTTGGAGACGAGGGCGAATACGCTGGACTGAAAAACAAAAGTGTTTCACTGTTTCAGCTCCTCGAGTGgccagagagcgaagcggaAGTGTAAGGAAACGCTTTTTTGTTGGCAGAAAAGCTAGCGCAGCTGACGCCTTCGCCAACGCGGAGGCTTGGCTAGACCAACAAATTGAGGCCCAAG